One stretch of Malus domestica chromosome 14, GDT2T_hap1 DNA includes these proteins:
- the LOC114820839 gene encoding dirigent protein 22-like, producing MAKTLQNLSSTYTILITTSFFFLSTLVTSETHRFIRSLSSSKHGLKREKLSHVHFYFHDIVSGRTPTAVKVADAPTTNTSMTGFGTVFMMDDPLTISPESSSKLVGKAQGIYASASQSELGLLMALNFVFVERKYNGSTLSVLGRNTVFSAMREMPIVGGSGLFRFARGYAHASTHQFDIKTGDAVVEYNVYVFHY from the coding sequence ATGGCCAAGACCCTCCAAAACCTCAGTTCTACCTACACCATTCTCATAAccacttccttcttcttcctctcaacCCTTGTCACATCAGAAACTCACCGTTTTATAAGATCGTTATCTTCATCAAAACATGGTTTAAAGAGAGAGAAACTAAGCCATGTTCACTTCTACTTCCATGACATAGTGAGTGGCCGAACCCCCACGGCAGTTAAAGTGGCTGACGCACCCACGACAAACACTTCCATGACTGGCTTTGGCACTGTGTTCATGATGGACGATCCATTGACTATCAGCCCTGAATCGAGCTCTAAGCTAGTCGGAAAAGCCCAAGGTATTTATGCTTCAGCTTCACAAAGTGAGTTGGGGCTTTTGATGgccttgaattttgtttttgttgaacGGAAGTACAATGGTAGCACTCTTAGTGTATTGGGGCGCAACACCGTGTTCTCAGCCATGAGGGAGATGCCGATAGTAGGCGGAAGTGGGCTTTTCCGATTTGCTCGGGGCTATGCTCATGCTAGCACTCACCAGTTTGACATCAAAACTGGAGATGCTGTTGTGGAGTATAATGTCTATGTCTTCCATTATTAA